One window of the Triticum dicoccoides isolate Atlit2015 ecotype Zavitan chromosome 3B, WEW_v2.0, whole genome shotgun sequence genome contains the following:
- the LOC119282564 gene encoding tyrosine decarboxylase-like: MAPRKFLDNMTAQNGIVPVVVVDTAEKKTQSPTLLDADEFRRQSHQVVDLIAEYYDRMGDYPVHPPDTPGFLRNLLPPDAPFRPEPDAFSSALKDVRDIILPGLTHWQSARHMAHFPASSSTIGALGEALTAGINVVPFTWAASPSATELEMLVVDWLGKALHLPKSLLFARGGGGTLLGTSCEAILCTLVAARDRKLAEIGGNRISDLVVYCSDQTHFAFRKAARIAGILRDHCRAIPTCHDNMFALSPTKLQAAMQADVEAGLVPLFLCATLGTTQTTAVDPIGELCAVTTPHGVWVHMDAAYAGSALVCPEFTHVIDGVEAVDSFSMNAHKWLLANNDCCAMWVKKPSALVAALGPEQDLILKDAASEGHNVVDYMDWTMTLTRRFRALKMWLVLRCYGIKGLRDHIRNHVRMAEAFEKMVKADERFEVVTDRKFALVCFRLRSQDKLGGTDKQAANRLNRRLLEEVNAATSGPYMSSANVGGMFILRCAIGSTLTEDHHVSDAWKVVQDQATIILRK; this comes from the coding sequence ATGGCCCCACGTAAATTCTTGGACAACATGACTGCCCAAAATGGCATCgtcccggtggtggtggtggacacGGCGGAGAAGAAGACGCAATCCCCCACCCTGCTCGATGCTGACGAGTTTCGGCGTCAGAGTCACCAGGTAGTGGACTTGATCGCCGAGTACTATGACCGCATGGGCGACTACCCAGTGCACCCTCCCGATACCCCCGGCTTCCTACGCAACTTGCTCCCACCGGACGCACCCTTCCGTCCGGAGCCGGACGCATTCAGCTCCGCGCTCAAGGACGTTCGCGACATCATCCTCCCGGGCCTGACGCACTGGCAGAGCGCCCGCCACATGGCGCACTTCCCGGCGTCCAGCAGCACCATCGGCGCCCTAGGAGAGGCGCTCACAGCGGGCATCAACGTCGTCCCGTTCACGTGGGCCGCCTCGCCCTCCGCCACCGAGCTTGAGATGCTGGTCGTGGACTGGCTCGGCAAGGCGCTGCACCTGCCGAAGAGTCTCCTCTTCGCCAGAGGCGGCGGTGGAACTCTTCTTGGTACCTCGTGCGAGGCGATACTCTGCACACTCGTGGCCGCGAGGGACCGGAAACTCGCCGAGATCGGCGGGAACAGGATCTCCGACCTAGTGGTCTACTGCTCCGACCAGACACACTTCGCCTTCCGCAAGGCCGCACGCATTGCCGGCATCCTGCGTGACCACTGCCGCGCCATACCCACGTGCCACGACAACATGTTCGCTCTCTCGCCCACGAAACTACAAGCGGCCATGCAGGCTGACGTGGAAGCCGGGCTGGTGCCACTTTTCTTGTGCGCGACGCTGGGGACGACCCAGACGACCGCCGTCGACCCCATCGGCGAGCTCTGCGCTGTCACGACACCACACGGCGTGTGGGTGCACATGGACGCCGCCTACGCCGGCTCCGCGCTGGTCTGCCCGGAGTTCACCCACGTGATCGATGGCGTGGAGGCCGTCGACTCGTTTAGCATGAACGCCCACAAGTGGCTGCTCGCCAACAATGACTGCTGCGCCATGTGGGTGAAGAAGCCGAGCGCGCTGGTGGCGGCGCTCGGGCCGGAGCAGGATTTGATCCTCAAGGACGCGGCATCGGAGGGGCACAACGTGGTCGACTACATGGATTGGACCATGACGCTGACCCGCCGGTTCCGCGCGCTCAAGATGTGGCTCGTGCTCCGCTGCTACGGCATCAAAGGCCTGCGTGACCACATCCGCAATCACGTCCGCATGGCCGAGGCGTTCGAGAAGATGGTCAAGGCCGACGAAAGGTTCGAGGTGGTGACAGACCGGAAGTTTGCGCTGGTGTGCTTCCGGCTCAGGTCACAGGACAAATTGGGCGGCACCGACAAGCAGGCGGCCAACCGGCTCAACCGACGTCTCCTTGAGGAGGTGAACGCTGCCACTTCGGGCCCATACATGAGCTCAGCAAATGTAGGTGGCATGTTCATACTAAGGTGTGCCATTGGAAGCACACTCACAGAGGACCACCACGTGAGCGATGCATGGAAGGTTGTGCAGGATCAGGCCACCATAATCCTTCGTAAGTAA